In Desulfobacter hydrogenophilus, the genomic stretch GTAACGTCTCCAAATCTACCGGCAATGTGCGGACAAGATCCCTTGCGGCTAAAAAATTTTTAACTTTGTACCGGGTCTGCTGCCCCGGTTTATCCAGGGTAATATTGCCGTAATATTTAACATAATTTTTCGCTACCTGGCGGGCCGCGATAAATTCCGGATAAAAATTGCGTGAGGCAAATTTAAAGGAGCGGCTGCTGTACTCGGTGTATATGCTGGGATAGGTTTTGTGCTTATTCTTTGCCCGGGACATGCCGTAAAGTCCGTGGTTGTATGCTGTAATGGCCATGGGCCAGTTTTGAAGCTTTTCATAATTTCGTTTCAGAAGCCGGGCCGCCCCATGGGTAGAGACAATGGGGTCTCGACGTTGGTCCACCACATAGTTGATGTCCATGAACAGCTTGCCCGTATAACTGGTGAACTGCCATAAGCCCGCAGCACCGTATTTTGAGTAGATTTGGACATCATAGGCCGATTCCAGGCATGGCAGGTAGACCAGATCTTCGGGCAGGTCATAGGACCTGAATATCATTTTAAACTCATCGATCAGGGCGCCTGAACGGATTACTCCTTCCATGAAATGCTCTTTTAATCCGGTTTGCACCCGAAGCCTGTTGGCGGCCAGCTTGAAGGCCACCGGTTCGGTTTTGTTTGGGAACAGGGCTACCACTTTTTTTTCCAGGGGTGTTTCAGGGATCTTGCCCTTGGAAAGGGCAAGCAATATGGCTCTATATTTTTCAATCGCCTTTTTTTTGATTGCTTTGTTTGCCAGGGCAGCTTCTTGGCTCTTGGCTGGATTGAGTTTGAGCTCTTCATAAATTCTGGACAAGTTGCCCATATCGTGGACCAGGGCCTGGCCCCGGGTGTATTTGGTAAATATGTTGGTCCAGAATGTCACATTGGGTTTGATCAGGTCATACACCGGGAAAAATTCCGATTTTTCAGGGAGGGCTGTGGGCTGTGCTGCTCTGCAGACCGGGCCGGCAGTGGCGTAAACACAGATTATAATGAGGGTGAATATAGATAAACTGACCAATTGTCCTGGGAAACGGGCCATGTTAACTCCAAAAGAAAAATTTTAGGTTGAAGAATTTATTTTAGAAATAATGTTACCATATCAGGGCCTGATTTTAAATGACTTTGATCATGGGCCTAAAGCCTGTTTACCGGTATATTGGCCAGCTTCTCCTCCCAGTAATCATCTATCAGTTCTTTGTATTTATCCTGGGGATAGATTTTACCGCAGGCGTCGCAGCATATGATAACAAGGGGACAGGCGCGTCTGACAACAAGTTTTCCCCGGCATGATGGGCAGTATTGGATGGCTTTTTTCATTTTTGTTCCTTTGTTTTTGTTCGAGCGAGCCTCTTTTCTTTTCCCTCCGGATAACATAAAACAGGCAGACTTGAAATCTTTTCAGCCTATATTTTAAAGGAGGCTCCTGTCATGTCAAATAAAAGCGAGCGGTATAACCGAAATTACCCCATTTCCTGGGAACAGCTGCACCGGGATGCCAAGGTCCTGTCCTGGCGTCTGCATGATCTTAACCGCACATGGAAGGGCATTGTGGCAGTTACCCGGGGCGGACTTGTACCGGCAGCCATCATTGCCCGGGAACTGGATATTCATCTCATCGACACCATCTGCATTACCAGCTATGACTGGCAGAATCAAGATAAATCCACCATCCTGAAATCCATGGACGGTGACGGTGACGGGCTTTTGATTATTGATGATCTTGTGGATACCGGAGGTACGGCCAAAATTGTAAGACAGATGCTGCCCAATGCCTATTTTGCAACCGTTTATGCCAAACCTGCCGGAAAACCCCTGGTGGACGTTCATGTCACGGAAGTCAGTCAGGATACCTGGATTCTTTTTCCCTGGGATTCAGAGTCTCGGTTTGTGGCCCCCATTGCCGGGCAATGAGATTGGATAGGCTTTCACTCCAACGTCGTATAGGGGTTTTAAATGACTTGCCCATTTTGCTATCTCCGGGAGCGCGGGCGTCTCGCCCGCAGTAAAGATGCAGGCGAGACGCCTACGCTCCCAGGTTACGTTTTTTTATATGAAAGTCTGGGTAAGTTACTCAGATCTTTCAACCTTTGTTGTGGGCTGTGCCTGGATATTGATAAACCAGGTCGGCCCATGGCCGTTATATGAAAGTTCCAATAAGTGACTGAATTACTTTCATGGTTTGTTGTGGGTACGCTGATGAACGTTCAAGGTGGCCCATGGTCGTTATTCCGGGCTCATTCCATAATATGTTCATCATGTGCAAAAACTATTTACAATTCAAATGGATATTCAAAATTTCTATTATCATAATCAATTGGATAAAAATTGTCATGAATGACAGAAAAATGTTGAATAAATAATCAATTTTGTTTTGTGTGGAACCTGTTATGAATAATGAAATATATAGGAGGTAGCCGGACCATGGCTAAAAATTTTTTTTCCACCCGCGTCGGCATCATTGTTGTGGGCGCTGTGATTGGAATTCTTGCCGCTGTTTTACAGAAAC encodes the following:
- a CDS encoding lytic transglycosylase domain-containing protein, with protein sequence MARFPGQLVSLSIFTLIIICVYATAGPVCRAAQPTALPEKSEFFPVYDLIKPNVTFWTNIFTKYTRGQALVHDMGNLSRIYEELKLNPAKSQEAALANKAIKKKAIEKYRAILLALSKGKIPETPLEKKVVALFPNKTEPVAFKLAANRLRVQTGLKEHFMEGVIRSGALIDEFKMIFRSYDLPEDLVYLPCLESAYDVQIYSKYGAAGLWQFTSYTGKLFMDINYVVDQRRDPIVSTHGAARLLKRNYEKLQNWPMAITAYNHGLYGMSRAKNKHKTYPSIYTEYSSRSFKFASRNFYPEFIAARQVAKNYVKYYGNITLDKPGQQTRYKVKNFLAARDLVRTLPVDLETLQVMNPALRKPVFDGRKYIPPGQILYLPKHISSDLLDKTLSPLYRTAQRATPFHRVVRGDTAGGIADAYKVPLKDLISLNSLGKKAIIHVDQTLKIPFKEKSQPQRTAVVPKPDALTQLKTKPYSEKQPNQIPLPPNQSKLPRLPQNLEVVTSDLELKTVHDEKGRKYAIFHATPEETITNYANWLGIDAGEIRKLNKMSSTQCVSAGHEVTIPLPASGAADFEEKRFEFQQEIIEDFFAAYFIAGTQTYTVAPEDTSWEICRKKLDIPFWLLQKYNPDIRINLSVAKGRILLYPLAEPRAKHPDGSKDLS
- the gpt gene encoding xanthine phosphoribosyltransferase, whose product is MSNKSERYNRNYPISWEQLHRDAKVLSWRLHDLNRTWKGIVAVTRGGLVPAAIIARELDIHLIDTICITSYDWQNQDKSTILKSMDGDGDGLLIIDDLVDTGGTAKIVRQMLPNAYFATVYAKPAGKPLVDVHVTEVSQDTWILFPWDSESRFVAPIAGQ
- a CDS encoding dual CXXC motif small (seleno)protein is translated as MKKAIQYCPSCRGKLVVRRACPLVIICCDACGKIYPQDKYKELIDDYWEEKLANIPVNRL